One Streptomyces sp. L2 genomic window carries:
- a CDS encoding NUDIX hydrolase: MQWTKQSERTVYENRWFSVNLADVELPNGRHLDHFLIRLRPVAVATVVNEANEVLLLWRHRFITDSWGWELAAGVVEDGEDVAGAAARELEEETGWRPGPLHHLMTVEPSNGLTDARHHVFWSEEGEYRGHPVDDFESDRREWVPLKVVPDLIARGEVPAANMAAALLLLHHLRLTDGR, encoded by the coding sequence GTGCAGTGGACGAAACAGAGCGAACGAACTGTGTATGAAAACCGCTGGTTCAGCGTCAACCTGGCGGATGTCGAGCTGCCGAACGGCAGACACCTCGACCACTTCCTGATCCGGCTGCGGCCCGTCGCCGTGGCGACCGTCGTCAACGAGGCCAACGAGGTGCTGCTCCTGTGGCGGCACCGCTTCATCACCGACAGCTGGGGCTGGGAGCTGGCCGCGGGGGTCGTGGAGGACGGCGAGGACGTCGCGGGCGCGGCCGCCAGGGAACTGGAGGAGGAGACCGGCTGGCGGCCGGGGCCCCTGCACCACCTCATGACCGTGGAGCCGTCCAACGGCCTCACCGACGCCCGGCACCACGTCTTCTGGTCCGAGGAGGGCGAGTACCGGGGCCACCCGGTGGACGACTTCGAGTCGGACCGCCGGGAATGGGTCCCGCTCAAGGTCGTACCCGATCTGATAGCCCGGGGGGAGGTCCCCGCCGCCAACATGGCGGCCGCCTTACTCCTGCTCCACCACCTGCGGCTCACCGACGGCCGCTGA